Proteins encoded by one window of Vitis riparia cultivar Riparia Gloire de Montpellier isolate 1030 chromosome 11, EGFV_Vit.rip_1.0, whole genome shotgun sequence:
- the LOC117924459 gene encoding cleavage stimulation factor subunit 77-like isoform X1 → MVSSRPANPLDEILKSTPPALVAFIANLPAVEGPSLDVDVVLSICLQSNVSTGQTRLSTQLAAGPVPSTSDLSGSSKSHPIPSGSSFKPMRDRQPGKRKDLDRQEDDETATAQSLPLPRDVFKIRQIWKARGGTTSQTGSASYGSAFSGELSGSTG, encoded by the exons ATGGTCAGTAGCAGACCAGCCAATCCACTTGATGAAATTCTGAAATCAACGCCACCTGCATTGGTAGCATTTATAGCAAATTTGCCTGCTGTAGAGG GTCCATCACTAGATGTGGATGTTGTATTATCAATTTGTTTGCAGAGCAACGTATCAACAGGCCAAACTAGGCTCTCAACACAGTTGGCAGCAGGTCCTGTTCCCAGCACAAGTGACCTCTCTGGCTCAAGCAAGTCCCATCCCATCCCAAGTGGTTCATCTTTCAAACCAATGAGAGACAGACAGcctggaaaaagaaaagatctagACA GGCAAGAGGATGATGAAACTGCAACTGCGCAAAGTCTGCCGCTCCCTAGAGATGTTTTCAAGATCCGACAAATTTGGAAAGCTCGAGGAGGTACCACGTCACAAACAGGATCAGCATCTTATGGGAGCGCATTTTCTGGAGAGCTCTCTGGCAGCACTGGCTAA
- the LOC117924459 gene encoding cleavage stimulation factor subunit 77-like isoform X2, translated as MVSSRPANPLDEILKSTPPALVAFIANLPAVEDVDVVLSICLQSNVSTGQTRLSTQLAAGPVPSTSDLSGSSKSHPIPSGSSFKPMRDRQPGKRKDLDRQEDDETATAQSLPLPRDVFKIRQIWKARGGTTSQTGSASYGSAFSGELSGSTG; from the exons ATGGTCAGTAGCAGACCAGCCAATCCACTTGATGAAATTCTGAAATCAACGCCACCTGCATTGGTAGCATTTATAGCAAATTTGCCTGCTGTAGAGG ATGTGGATGTTGTATTATCAATTTGTTTGCAGAGCAACGTATCAACAGGCCAAACTAGGCTCTCAACACAGTTGGCAGCAGGTCCTGTTCCCAGCACAAGTGACCTCTCTGGCTCAAGCAAGTCCCATCCCATCCCAAGTGGTTCATCTTTCAAACCAATGAGAGACAGACAGcctggaaaaagaaaagatctagACA GGCAAGAGGATGATGAAACTGCAACTGCGCAAAGTCTGCCGCTCCCTAGAGATGTTTTCAAGATCCGACAAATTTGGAAAGCTCGAGGAGGTACCACGTCACAAACAGGATCAGCATCTTATGGGAGCGCATTTTCTGGAGAGCTCTCTGGCAGCACTGGCTAA
- the LOC117924668 gene encoding translation initiation factor eIF-2B subunit epsilon-like isoform X1, with protein MVQRKGSTRVLEDAEELVHVPLQAILLADSFAQKFRPITLERPKVINYLENSHWFSLPHFDVTTIESHNFVSAGDALRLIFERHVIHEDFILITGDTVSNMSLT; from the exons ATGGTTCAGAGAAAAGGATCAACTAGGGTTTTGGAAGATGCAGAAGAACTTGTCCACGTCCCTCTTCAGGCCATTCTCTTGGCGGACAGCTTCGCCCAGAAGTTCCGCCCCATCACCCTTGAACGCCCCAAA GTTATCAACTATTTGGAGAATTCCCATTGGTTTTCTTTGCCACACTTTGATGTCACCACAATAGAGTCACACAATTTTGTCAGTGCCGGTGATGCGCTGCGTCTGATTTTCGAGCGGCATGTG ATACATGAAGACTTCATCCTTATTACTGGAGATACAGTAAGCAACATGTCACTTACATAG
- the LOC117924668 gene encoding uncharacterized protein LOC117924668 isoform X2, translating into MVQRKGSTRVLEDAEELVHVPLQAILLADSFAQKFRPITLERPKNCYIDICSPEVLSIFTDNFDYQHWRHHFIKGLLVDDEVTCIKKGTTNQREGFKTSIE; encoded by the exons ATGGTTCAGAGAAAAGGATCAACTAGGGTTTTGGAAGATGCAGAAGAACTTGTCCACGTCCCTCTTCAGGCCATTCTCTTGGCGGACAGCTTCGCCCAGAAGTTCCGCCCCATCACCCTTGAACGCCCCAAA AATTGCTATATTGACATCTGCTCCCCAGAAGTCCTCAGTATTTTCACTGACAATTTTGACTATCAACATTGGCGGCATCATTTCATCAAGGGATTGCTTGTCGATGAT GAGGTAACCTGCATCAAAAAGGGGACGACAAACCAGAGAGAGGGATTCAAGACGTCCATAGAGTGA
- the LOC117924720 gene encoding cleavage stimulation factor subunit 77-like translates to MLKVEQRRKEALSRTGEDGTTTLESSLQDVVSRYSFMDLWPCSSRDLDHLARQEWLAKNINKKVEKSAILKGVGSTEKSASGFTTNSNPATKVFYPDTSQMVVYDPRQKPSMQL, encoded by the exons GTTGAGCAAAGACGTAAAGAAGCTCTTTCTAGAACAGGTGAAGATGGCACAACAACATTAGAAAGTTCATTGCAAGATGTGGTATCACGGTATAGTTTTATGGATCTTTGGCCATGCTCCTCAAGGGATTTGGATCACTTGGCCCGACAAGAG TGGCttgcaaaaaatattaataagaagGTTGAGAAATCAGCTATTCTCAAAGGAGTAGGTTCCACAG AAAAGAGTGCCTCAGGTTTTACAACCAACTCCAATCCAGCTACAAAGGTCTTCTATCCAGATACTTCTCAGATGGTGGTCTACGACCCAAGGCAAAAGCCTAGTATGCAACTTTAg